From the genome of Candidatus Buchananbacteria bacterium, one region includes:
- a CDS encoding N-acetylneuraminate synthase family protein, which produces MFNFKNNPLGKIKIGNKFVGQDAPTFFIAEIGNNHNGDYYLAKKSIEEAVKAGADAVKIQKRTVKDVFARELLEKPQTKDQIYGKTYGEYRQRLELNDDDIVKLKQYADELGVIFFATPFDKISADFLESIGSDLYKIASFDVTNLPLLEHVAKKGKPIILSVGMSDWDEVDEAVETILKYNDQLIIKHCVSVYPTPDEKINLTTMTKLRERYNPLPIGYSGHEQDILPTLAAVALGAKTIERHFTLDKHLPGPDHATVSIEPEEFKSMVDSARRIEKALGDGLSKLLEDELKAREKHGKSIVSATDIKAGQVITPEMVTIKSPGYGLKPNMVGQLIGKTAKVDIESDSVITKELINW; this is translated from the coding sequence ATGTTTAACTTTAAAAATAACCCACTTGGTAAAATAAAAATTGGCAACAAGTTTGTTGGTCAAGACGCGCCGACTTTTTTTATTGCTGAAATTGGCAATAATCATAATGGAGATTATTACTTAGCTAAGAAGAGTATTGAGGAAGCGGTAAAGGCCGGTGCCGATGCGGTAAAAATTCAGAAACGCACGGTTAAGGACGTTTTTGCCCGAGAGCTTCTGGAAAAGCCTCAGACTAAAGACCAGATTTACGGCAAGACGTATGGTGAATATCGCCAGCGGCTTGAATTAAATGACGACGATATTGTTAAACTTAAACAGTACGCCGATGAACTTGGAGTAATATTTTTTGCCACGCCGTTTGATAAAATCAGTGCCGACTTTTTGGAGAGCATCGGTTCTGATTTGTATAAAATTGCTTCATTTGATGTTACTAATTTGCCGTTATTGGAGCATGTTGCTAAAAAAGGTAAGCCAATTATCTTGTCGGTTGGTATGTCGGACTGGGATGAAGTAGATGAGGCGGTTGAAACCATCTTAAAATATAATGATCAATTGATCATTAAACACTGCGTGTCAGTATATCCGACCCCAGATGAAAAGATTAATTTAACCACTATGACAAAATTGCGCGAGCGCTATAATCCTTTGCCGATTGGCTATTCCGGCCACGAGCAAGATATTTTGCCGACTTTGGCGGCAGTAGCCTTAGGTGCAAAGACCATTGAGCGGCATTTTACGTTAGATAAACATCTGCCGGGTCCCGATCACGCCACAGTCAGTATTGAGCCAGAGGAATTTAAAAGTATGGTAGACAGCGCCCGCCGAATTGAAAAGGCCCTTGGTGATGGCTTGTCTAAACTACTTGAAGATGAATTAAAAGCCAGAGAAAAACATGGTAAAAGTATTGTTAGTGCTACTGACATTAAGGCCGGGCAGGTGATTACGCCGGAAATGGTTACTATTAAGAGTCCTGGATATGGTTTGAAACCAAACATGGTTGGGCAGTTGATTGGCAAAACGGCAAAAGTCGATATTGAGTCAGACTCGGTAATTACTAAAGAGCTAATTAATTGGTGA
- a CDS encoding SDR family oxidoreductase — translation MTYLETLFDLKDKVAVVTGGLGILGTQYCEALLKSGAKVAVIDINEVKSDHYLANAANGGALKFFKADITNRLEMEQALHDIETDWSTPEILINNAALDFPPSPGVKETFENYPLDKWNSVINVNLTGVLVCCQVFGGAMAQKNGGSIINISSIYGIVSPDQRIYKDFVKPVSYSVTKSGIINFTKYLATYWAAKNVRVNTLIPGGVLGSQDKGFIEKYQSKVPLNRMAQKDEYNGAILFLASRASSYMTGSSLVVDGGLTAW, via the coding sequence ATGACGTATTTAGAAACCCTTTTTGATTTAAAAGATAAAGTGGCAGTAGTGACTGGCGGTTTGGGAATTTTAGGGACTCAGTACTGCGAAGCCTTGTTGAAATCCGGTGCAAAGGTGGCGGTGATTGATATTAACGAAGTAAAGAGTGATCACTACCTTGCTAATGCTGCTAATGGTGGTGCACTAAAGTTTTTTAAGGCGGATATTACTAATCGGTTAGAAATGGAACAAGCGTTACATGATATTGAAACGGATTGGTCAACTCCAGAAATTTTGATCAACAATGCTGCGCTGGATTTTCCTCCCAGCCCGGGCGTCAAGGAAACATTTGAGAATTATCCACTTGATAAATGGAACTCAGTGATTAATGTTAATTTAACTGGTGTGTTGGTGTGCTGCCAGGTGTTTGGCGGCGCGATGGCGCAAAAGAACGGCGGTAGCATTATTAATATTTCGTCCATTTATGGTATTGTTTCACCGGATCAAAGGATCTATAAAGACTTTGTTAAGCCGGTTTCTTATAGTGTCACTAAGTCGGGAATAATCAATTTTACTAAATATCTTGCAACATACTGGGCTGCAAAGAACGTGCGGGTAAACACCCTAATTCCTGGTGGTGTTTTAGGTAGTCAGGACAAAGGGTTTATTGAAAAATATCAGTCGAAAGTGCCTCTAAATCGTATGGCACAAAAAGATGAATATAACGGAGCAATTTTATTCTTAGCCTCCCGAGCTTCGTCGTATATGACCGGCTCCAGCCTGGTCGTTGACGGGGGATTAACCGCTTGGTAA
- a CDS encoding FkbM family methyltransferase, translating to MIKELKRNNLTIKMDVETDFEQHRFDTFIDKEPETITWIETLVKPGEVFFDVGANIGVYSLYAATFFNKNISVYCFEPVFHNFNKLCKNLAANGFDKICNPYAIAIADETKVDYIDLASVVSGSASHAMANSPEYVMKDFNSQFRQGVFCVSLDDLINQYGFAVPNHIKIDVDGFEEKVIAGAADVLRRPELKSILIEITDIDGAVERISQKIIASGFNTNHPVNSQPNHSRFRREKSGNGHIKNIIFVRDN from the coding sequence ATGATTAAAGAATTAAAGCGAAACAATTTAACAATTAAAATGGATGTTGAAACTGATTTTGAGCAACATCGATTTGATACTTTTATTGATAAAGAGCCAGAAACAATCACCTGGATCGAAACGTTGGTTAAGCCGGGCGAGGTTTTTTTTGACGTTGGTGCAAACATCGGAGTGTATTCTTTGTACGCCGCAACGTTTTTTAACAAAAATATTTCGGTATACTGCTTTGAACCAGTGTTTCATAATTTCAACAAACTGTGTAAAAATTTGGCTGCTAATGGTTTTGATAAGATTTGCAACCCATATGCAATTGCCATTGCCGACGAAACTAAAGTTGATTACATTGATTTAGCGTCGGTAGTTTCCGGTTCGGCAAGCCATGCAATGGCGAATTCGCCAGAATATGTGATGAAAGACTTTAATTCGCAATTTCGTCAGGGGGTATTTTGTGTCAGTCTTGATGATTTAATCAATCAGTACGGTTTTGCAGTGCCAAATCATATTAAGATTGACGTTGATGGTTTTGAGGAAAAAGTCATTGCAGGCGCGGCTGATGTTTTACGTCGCCCCGAATTAAAATCAATTTTAATTGAAATCACCGACATTGACGGTGCTGTTGAACGAATTAGTCAAAAAATTATTGCATCTGGATTCAATACTAATCATCCGGTTAATTCTCAGCCTAATCATTCAAGGTTTCGCCGAGAAAAGTCGGGCAACGGTCATATTAAAAATATTATTTTTGTCCGGGATAATTAA
- a CDS encoding aldehyde dehydrogenase, with the protein MQYPKKILHWVNDTEIEGHSKDFFSKLNPANEQKLADVASGTQADVESAVESAVAAFDIWHSKPVVERANILQSAAKLLEEKKSELAEIISQECGKSLTDALGEINAAIECGRFIAEQTQSFAPEFIKSKNPGRTVFLTRNPVGVAALIVPFNNPAASLAWKIFPALFCGNTVVIKAHEDTPYVAVWFAKIFKEAGLPNGVISVVQGLGQEVGAALVADSRVDLISFTGSVQTGRLIIKNSADRLAKVSIEAGGKNPLVICDDADIDLAVATSIQSAFVDGGQRCAAASRIVIFESVYEQFKEKFLSAVKQLVVGVAPGANYGAIINERRLNQILGFVSRAREQGIKILAGGNRISGTGFFMEPTVLEGARLEDEISCFEVFGPVVNLYQVKDLTEAIRVSNATPFGLSGAIHTKDPDRVQKFVAGYHSGVVRVNGPTHGSEPHMPFGGVKLSGNGWREPGLKAFDFYTDWRQVSIDNQKYE; encoded by the coding sequence ATGCAGTACCCCAAAAAAATCTTGCATTGGGTTAATGACACCGAAATTGAAGGGCATTCAAAAGATTTTTTTAGTAAGTTAAACCCGGCCAATGAGCAAAAATTAGCTGATGTGGCCAGCGGCACTCAGGCGGATGTTGAATCAGCCGTTGAGTCGGCAGTTGCGGCATTTGATATATGGCACTCCAAACCGGTTGTTGAGCGGGCAAACATTTTACAATCAGCGGCAAAGTTGTTGGAGGAGAAAAAAAGTGAATTGGCAGAAATTATCAGTCAGGAATGCGGCAAGTCATTAACTGATGCTCTTGGCGAAATTAATGCGGCTATTGAGTGCGGCCGGTTTATTGCCGAACAAACTCAAAGTTTTGCTCCTGAATTTATCAAAAGTAAGAACCCTGGCCGGACCGTATTTTTAACTCGTAATCCGGTCGGCGTTGCCGCTTTGATCGTTCCATTTAATAATCCGGCAGCAAGCCTAGCTTGGAAGATTTTTCCGGCCTTGTTTTGCGGCAACACGGTAGTTATCAAAGCTCATGAAGATACGCCGTATGTTGCAGTTTGGTTTGCTAAAATTTTTAAAGAAGCCGGATTGCCAAACGGGGTAATATCGGTTGTTCAGGGTCTGGGGCAAGAGGTTGGTGCAGCGCTGGTTGCTGATAGTCGTGTTGACCTTATCAGTTTTACCGGCAGTGTACAGACTGGCAGGCTGATTATTAAAAATTCTGCCGACCGCTTAGCAAAAGTTTCAATTGAAGCTGGTGGCAAAAATCCGCTTGTAATTTGTGATGACGCCGATATTGATCTGGCGGTTGCAACAAGCATACAATCAGCTTTTGTGGATGGCGGCCAGCGTTGTGCTGCTGCTAGCAGAATAGTTATTTTTGAATCGGTGTACGAACAGTTTAAAGAAAAATTTTTGTCGGCGGTAAAGCAGTTGGTAGTTGGTGTTGCGCCGGGTGCTAATTATGGAGCCATTATTAATGAACGGCGTTTGAATCAGATTCTAGGATTTGTTTCCCGGGCCCGCGAGCAGGGAATAAAAATTTTAGCAGGCGGCAACAGAATTAGCGGCACAGGATTCTTTATGGAACCAACAGTCTTGGAGGGTGCTAGATTGGAAGATGAGATATCGTGTTTTGAAGTATTTGGTCCGGTAGTTAATTTATATCAAGTTAAAGATTTAACTGAAGCAATTAGGGTCTCTAATGCGACGCCTTTTGGCCTATCGGGTGCAATTCACACCAAAGATCCTGATCGAGTGCAGAAATTTGTTGCTGGGTATCATAGCGGCGTTGTTCGAGTGAACGGTCCGACTCATGGTAGTGAACCGCACATGCCATTTGGAGGTGTTAAATTGTCAGGTAACGGTTGGCGCGAACCAGGGCTTAAGGCGTTTGATTTTTATACTGATTGGCGCCAGGTTAGTATTGATAACCAAAAATATGAATAA
- a CDS encoding acylneuraminate cytidylyltransferase family protein, translated as MNKVIALIPARSGSKRIPNKNIKELHGHPLIAYTIKAALNSKIFSRVIVSTDSEEIRDIALRYGAQAPFLRPKDMASDTASDIEWVSHALGELGDDLTDCFSILRPTSPFRQPETIQRAWKKFLEHPNYDSLRAIEKVSQHPGKMWRQEGDYIKPLMENPDKNDTPWHSKQYHALPEVYVQNASLEIAWTKVPLEHGTIAGEKIVPFFTEGYEGFDINKFEDWIIAEYLINNNLAQLPSIK; from the coding sequence ATGAATAAAGTTATTGCATTAATTCCGGCCCGGTCAGGCTCTAAGCGAATACCAAATAAAAATATTAAAGAGCTACACGGCCATCCTTTGATTGCTTATACTATTAAAGCTGCTTTAAATTCAAAGATTTTTAGCCGGGTTATTGTTTCAACTGATAGTGAAGAAATCAGAGACATTGCTTTGCGGTATGGCGCCCAAGCGCCATTTTTGCGACCAAAGGATATGGCGTCTGATACCGCTTCGGACATTGAATGGGTTTCCCATGCCCTTGGAGAATTGGGTGATGATTTGACAGATTGTTTTTCAATTTTGAGGCCAACTAGTCCATTTCGTCAGCCTGAAACTATCCAGCGGGCTTGGAAAAAATTTTTAGAGCATCCGAACTACGATTCATTGCGGGCAATTGAAAAGGTTAGTCAGCACCCGGGCAAAATGTGGCGTCAGGAAGGTGATTATATTAAACCTTTAATGGAAAATCCAGATAAAAATGATACCCCATGGCATTCAAAACAATATCATGCATTGCCGGAAGTGTATGTCCAAAATGCCAGCTTGGAAATTGCCTGGACAAAAGTACCGCTTGAACATGGCACAATTGCCGGCGAAAAAATCGTGCCATTTTTTACTGAAGGCTATGAAGGTTTTGATATCAATAAATTTGAGGACTGGATCATCGCGGAGTATTTAATTAATAATAATTTAGCACAATTACCAAGTATCAAATAG
- a CDS encoding transketolase, which yields MSKLFFVPTSEINRIKENISDNIALVGVLANIFRINTLSMIKEAGSGHVGTSFSCLDIMTWLFTKEMKADDVYFSSKGHDAPGLYAVLIGLGQLDYEFIHKLRRLNGLPGHPDVGTPHIQANTGSLGMGISKARGMAIANRLNGVSSKIFVLSGDGELQEGQIWESLQPTANGKFGEITLIVDHNKIQSDIFVKDVSDLGELEKKFAAFGWEVARCDGHDIAALKNIFEKFNIITDRPKVLIADTVKGKGVGLMEGERGFADGLYKFHSGAPSDEIYSVAITELIGKVNDTLRALNLDQLRLESNELMPRTSPTNPQRLVASFSDALVKLGEENENIVALDGDLALDCGLLPFKAKYPSRFIECGIAEQDMVSAAGGLALKGKLPIVNSFACFLSTRPNEQIYNNATEKTKIIYVGSLAGLLPSGPGHSHQSVRDVSILGSIPGLTMIQPSCETETALALEWAVKQNNSSSYLRLVSIPVAVPYQLPPDYVLTKGRGVKLIEGSQAIIFAYGPVMLAQAYQAAIKLKQEDGLSVAVINLPWLNEIDQAWLEEITAKFEKVFSIDDHYVKFGQGALLSQVLGKKITYLGLTEIPKCGWNDEVLAYHGLDAQGIAKTIRATLQ from the coding sequence ATGAGTAAACTATTTTTTGTTCCGACTAGTGAAATTAACCGAATTAAAGAAAATATTTCTGATAATATAGCCTTGGTTGGGGTGTTGGCCAATATCTTTAGGATTAATACGCTTTCAATGATTAAGGAAGCGGGCTCCGGACATGTTGGAACCAGCTTTAGTTGTTTGGATATTATGACATGGTTATTTACCAAAGAAATGAAAGCAGATGACGTTTATTTTTCTTCAAAAGGTCACGATGCACCGGGATTGTATGCGGTATTAATCGGCTTAGGTCAACTTGATTATGAGTTCATTCACAAGTTGCGCCGGCTTAATGGCCTGCCTGGCCATCCGGATGTCGGAACACCACATATCCAGGCCAATACGGGATCGCTTGGCATGGGTATTTCCAAGGCTCGAGGCATGGCGATAGCAAACCGGCTTAATGGCGTGTCGTCAAAAATTTTTGTTTTAAGCGGTGACGGTGAATTGCAAGAGGGTCAGATTTGGGAGTCGTTACAGCCAACAGCCAATGGTAAATTCGGTGAGATCACGCTGATTGTTGATCATAATAAAATCCAGTCAGATATTTTTGTAAAGGATGTCTCCGATTTAGGAGAGTTGGAAAAAAAATTTGCGGCGTTTGGTTGGGAAGTTGCTAGGTGTGACGGCCATGATATTGCGGCGTTAAAAAATATTTTTGAGAAATTTAATATTATTACTGATCGGCCAAAAGTTTTGATCGCCGACACTGTCAAGGGCAAGGGTGTTGGTCTTATGGAAGGCGAGCGCGGCTTTGCTGATGGACTTTATAAATTTCACAGCGGTGCGCCAAGTGATGAAATATATTCAGTAGCAATTACCGAGTTAATTGGCAAAGTAAATGATACATTACGAGCCTTAAACTTGGATCAATTACGGCTTGAGAGTAATGAATTGATGCCGCGAACATCACCGACTAATCCGCAGCGTTTAGTTGCCTCGTTTAGCGATGCGTTGGTTAAACTAGGCGAAGAAAACGAAAACATTGTGGCTTTAGATGGCGATTTGGCGCTTGATTGTGGATTATTACCGTTTAAGGCTAAGTATCCAAGCCGTTTTATTGAATGCGGTATCGCCGAGCAAGATATGGTTTCAGCGGCCGGCGGCTTAGCTTTGAAAGGTAAACTGCCGATTGTTAATTCATTTGCTTGTTTTCTTTCAACCAGACCCAATGAGCAGATTTATAATAATGCAACTGAAAAAACCAAGATAATTTATGTCGGCTCTCTGGCTGGTTTATTGCCGTCGGGACCGGGGCATTCTCACCAGTCGGTTCGCGATGTTTCAATTTTAGGATCAATTCCCGGTTTAACCATGATTCAGCCAAGCTGCGAAACGGAAACAGCGCTGGCTCTGGAGTGGGCAGTTAAGCAAAATAATAGCAGCAGTTATTTGCGGCTAGTCAGCATTCCGGTTGCCGTACCATATCAGTTGCCGCCTGACTATGTATTAACAAAGGGCAGGGGAGTTAAATTGATTGAGGGTTCGCAGGCAATTATTTTTGCTTATGGCCCAGTGATGCTGGCGCAGGCATATCAGGCGGCTATTAAATTAAAACAAGAGGACGGACTTTCGGTTGCGGTTATTAACTTGCCATGGCTTAATGAAATTGATCAGGCTTGGCTGGAAGAAATTACTGCGAAATTCGAAAAGGTATTTAGTATTGATGATCATTATGTGAAATTTGGTCAGGGCGCGCTACTGTCGCAAGTATTAGGCAAAAAAATAACGTACTTAGGATTAACAGAAATTCCAAAGTGCGGTTGGAACGATGAAGTTTTAGCGTATCACGGTCTGGATGCGCAGGGGATTGCCAAAACAATTCGTGCGACGCTTCAGTGA
- a CDS encoding sugar transferase has product MGKDTAIKTRKYILMIGDIAILYFSLWLTLVIRYFGNYEPWLWSRHILPFTVVYGIWLLAFYIDDIYELSFRQGRAGLIVRIVRDIIIGGFFAVVFFYLGQDRLFTIRPQTTLAVNSITALVLIYAWHTLFDFITKSSKISNNLLIIGLNSLAQDIINQIEKTPQLGLRVKTIITIDDQAVPESLQKIAIKKDLEELHQICLEHKISTIVSTVHPRENPALMKGLFSCLPLKISFFDIATFYEKIMGRVPINTIEQIWFLENLAENNKRVYEIIKRLFDVVASLIILVISLPIIPFIALAIKLSSKGPVFFSQIRTGKNGKDFKATKFRTMIIEAEKNGPQWAAKNDPRITRVGKFMRKTRLDEIPQLFNVLRGEMSLIGPRPERPEFVNQLQNQIPFYKERLLVKPGLTGWAQVMGPAYGGSVEESYQKLQYDLYYIKNRSLAVDLSISLKTIKTILTRQGQ; this is encoded by the coding sequence ATGGGAAAAGATACCGCAATTAAAACCAGAAAATACATCTTAATGATCGGGGATATTGCTATCCTCTATTTTTCGCTTTGGTTAACTTTAGTTATCAGGTATTTTGGCAACTATGAACCGTGGCTTTGGTCGCGGCACATCCTGCCATTCACAGTAGTATACGGCATCTGGCTGTTGGCATTTTATATTGACGATATCTATGAATTGAGTTTTCGCCAGGGCCGCGCCGGACTGATTGTCAGAATTGTTCGCGATATCATTATTGGTGGGTTTTTTGCCGTCGTCTTTTTCTATCTCGGACAAGACCGGCTGTTTACCATTCGTCCCCAAACTACACTGGCGGTCAATTCAATTACTGCCCTCGTTCTAATATACGCCTGGCATACTCTGTTTGATTTCATTACCAAGTCATCAAAAATATCAAATAACCTGCTAATTATCGGCTTAAATTCTTTGGCTCAAGACATTATCAATCAGATTGAAAAAACCCCGCAGCTTGGATTGCGGGTAAAAACCATTATCACCATTGACGATCAAGCTGTCCCTGAATCACTGCAAAAAATTGCCATCAAAAAAGATCTGGAAGAGTTACATCAAATTTGCCTTGAACATAAAATAAGTACCATCGTTTCAACGGTTCACCCAAGAGAAAATCCGGCACTAATGAAAGGACTATTTTCCTGCCTGCCGCTCAAAATAAGTTTTTTTGATATTGCCACCTTTTACGAAAAAATTATGGGGCGCGTACCAATCAACACCATCGAACAAATTTGGTTTTTAGAAAACTTAGCGGAAAATAATAAAAGGGTTTACGAAATTATCAAACGGCTTTTTGATGTTGTTGCGTCTTTGATAATTCTCGTTATTTCACTGCCGATCATCCCTTTTATTGCGCTGGCTATCAAACTCAGTAGCAAGGGTCCAGTGTTTTTCAGCCAGATCAGAACCGGCAAAAACGGCAAAGATTTTAAAGCAACTAAATTCCGAACCATGATTATTGAAGCCGAAAAAAACGGCCCCCAATGGGCCGCTAAAAATGATCCACGAATTACCAGGGTCGGTAAATTCATGCGCAAGACCCGACTGGACGAAATTCCACAGTTGTTTAATGTTTTACGCGGGGAAATGAGTTTAATCGGTCCGCGTCCAGAACGACCGGAATTTGTTAATCAGCTCCAGAATCAAATTCCTTTCTACAAAGAAAGATTGCTAGTTAAACCGGGCTTAACCGGTTGGGCTCAAGTAATGGGTCCGGCGTATGGTGGTTCAGTTGAAGAAAGTTATCAAAAATTACAATACGATTTATATTATATCAAAAATCGTTCGCTCGCGGTTGATCTAAGCATTTCTCTTAAAACAATTAAAACCATTCTGACCAGACAGGGTCAATAA
- a CDS encoding O-antigen ligase family protein — protein MNLDKSKVSAYLLNIIKIGALVIVFLPLVMNSQYFFPFIVFKNVLFRITTEIILVAYLILAQFNPSYRPKFPAIAIAVFALLGISALSTLTGIGIYSSFWGNYERMSGLFHQLHLVAFFFVLFNVFRSKKDWYSLFTFSIFASMLMAFLGLAQWLEVPFLLRSSGGTRLTGTIGNATFFAAYLIFNIFFVLYFFAKDRRFDLKLFGASFLAFDAYLFIGAILYKLSGDSDWGFLNVLRVPLIEKSIEYPVFLWSFIIFQLALLGTWLWRNRPQVVRGLLGIVFLFEFFILYNTETRGALIGLAAGLVLLVAASIFKPGLDRRLKIAGVTFVVLILLSPLILVANKNSNFVQSDDTLRRLATISLTDITTESRILTWQASWRGWSESVKSFLIGYGPENYYYTYNKYFPVEIYKDNGSQIWFDRAHNVIFDYGVTTGILGLGAYLTMLGLAIWALFKQYRQGGSFSSSWLFIGLIVAYFIQNIFVFDTMNTEIPLYATLAFVVFLSQSKSAESFSETDDLGYKPINYLAVTGLVLLLGLGIFGINVKTLRANHYIYEALTTNNLAVGAEDGSFDLLKKSVEESVVGKFEARQQLSNFVAGLVRNSEVSASQIKQVLNYTDQQLQKSVAEEPLNIRQYLFLSTYYNATTRVNQNNPQRVLDLLEPAVYLSPTRPHVYYEIAQAYAFQNNFEKAEEYFKKGLELAPWVKEDYWNVLTIYIVFEKYEQSDSYIEYMKSQLDWEPGLNDYKKLADLYSRVKNYDRMIKYQEKVAELEPSAANYAKLAAMYAAIGENQKAKELTQRAVNLNPDFAAEAQKFLELLEQGELLDQQ, from the coding sequence ATGAATTTAGACAAATCGAAAGTAAGCGCGTATCTTTTGAATATTATCAAGATTGGAGCTTTGGTTATTGTTTTTCTCCCGCTGGTAATGAATAGTCAGTATTTTTTTCCGTTCATTGTTTTTAAGAATGTTTTGTTCAGAATTACGACTGAGATAATTTTGGTAGCTTATTTAATTTTAGCGCAATTTAATCCCAGCTATCGGCCAAAATTTCCGGCTATTGCAATTGCGGTATTTGCCTTGTTGGGTATTTCAGCGTTGTCCACGCTGACGGGTATCGGTATTTACAGTAGTTTCTGGGGAAACTATGAGCGCATGTCTGGACTATTCCATCAACTTCACCTGGTGGCTTTCTTTTTTGTACTATTCAATGTGTTTAGAAGTAAAAAAGATTGGTATTCATTATTTACCTTTTCAATTTTTGCCAGTATGCTGATGGCATTTTTAGGATTGGCTCAGTGGCTTGAAGTGCCATTTTTGTTGCGTTCCTCAGGAGGTACCCGCTTAACCGGTACGATCGGTAACGCTACTTTTTTTGCCGCCTATTTGATTTTTAACATCTTTTTTGTTCTATATTTCTTCGCCAAGGATCGACGGTTCGACCTCAAGCTTTTTGGTGCAAGTTTTTTGGCGTTTGATGCCTACTTATTCATCGGTGCTATTCTATATAAATTGTCCGGTGATAGTGATTGGGGGTTCTTGAATGTTTTACGCGTGCCCTTAATTGAGAAATCAATTGAGTATCCGGTTTTCTTGTGGAGTTTTATTATCTTTCAGTTGGCGCTTTTGGGAACCTGGCTGTGGCGTAATCGGCCGCAAGTGGTCAGGGGATTATTGGGAATAGTTTTTTTGTTTGAATTCTTTATTCTCTATAACACGGAAACTCGTGGTGCATTGATCGGGTTAGCGGCTGGCTTGGTGTTGTTGGTTGCCGCTTCAATATTCAAGCCAGGGCTTGATCGGCGTTTAAAAATTGCCGGCGTTACGTTCGTGGTTTTAATTTTGCTTTCGCCGTTGATTTTGGTTGCTAATAAGAATTCTAATTTTGTTCAGTCTGATGATACACTGCGCAGGTTAGCAACAATTTCGTTAACAGATATTACAACAGAATCTCGTATTTTAACCTGGCAGGCAAGTTGGCGCGGCTGGTCTGAGAGCGTCAAATCATTTTTGATTGGCTACGGCCCAGAAAATTATTATTACACGTATAATAAGTATTTCCCGGTTGAAATTTATAAAGACAACGGTTCGCAGATTTGGTTTGACAGAGCTCATAATGTCATTTTCGATTATGGCGTGACTACCGGTATTTTAGGATTGGGTGCGTATTTGACAATGCTAGGCTTAGCTATTTGGGCGTTGTTTAAACAGTATCGTCAGGGTGGCAGTTTTAGTAGTAGCTGGCTTTTTATCGGTTTGATTGTTGCTTATTTCATTCAAAACATTTTTGTCTTTGATACGATGAATACGGAAATCCCACTTTATGCAACGCTAGCCTTTGTTGTCTTTTTGTCGCAGTCAAAATCCGCTGAGTCTTTTAGTGAAACTGATGATCTTGGGTATAAACCGATTAACTATTTAGCGGTAACCGGCTTGGTATTATTGCTTGGTTTGGGTATTTTTGGCATTAACGTTAAAACCTTGCGTGCTAATCACTATATCTATGAAGCATTAACTACAAATAACTTGGCCGTCGGAGCAGAGGACGGCTCGTTTGATTTATTAAAAAAATCAGTTGAAGAGTCGGTCGTTGGTAAGTTTGAAGCCAGACAGCAGCTTTCTAATTTTGTGGCCGGGCTGGTGAGAAACAGTGAAGTTTCCGCCTCTCAAATCAAGCAAGTTTTGAATTATACCGATCAGCAACTGCAAAAAAGCGTCGCGGAAGAACCGTTGAATATCAGACAGTACCTTTTCTTGTCGACGTATTACAATGCCACCACCAGGGTTAACCAAAATAATCCGCAGCGGGTGTTGGATTTATTGGAGCCTGCCGTGTATTTAAGTCCGACGCGGCCTCATGTGTATTATGAAATTGCTCAGGCGTACGCTTTCCAGAATAATTTTGAAAAGGCTGAGGAATATTTCAAAAAAGGGCTGGAATTAGCGCCGTGGGTTAAGGAAGACTATTGGAATGTCTTAACTATTTACATTGTTTTTGAAAAGTATGAGCAATCTGATAGTTATATTGAATATATGAAATCCCAGCTTGATTGGGAGCCCGGATTGAATGATTATAAGAAGCTAGCCGATCTTTATTCCCGGGTCAAAAATTATGATCGGATGATTAAATATCAGGAAAAGGTAGCTGAGCTTGAGCCAAGCGCCGCTAATTATGCCAAGTTGGCGGCAATGTATGCGGCCATTGGCGAAAACCAAAAAGCTAAGGAGCTAACACAGCGGGCGGTGAATCTCAACCCTGATTTTGCTGCAGAAGCGCAAAAGTTTTTAGAGCTCCTGGAGCAAGGTGAATTGCTCGATCAACAATAA